One window of the Dryobates pubescens isolate bDryPub1 chromosome 13, bDryPub1.pri, whole genome shotgun sequence genome contains the following:
- the SPHKAP gene encoding A-kinase anchor protein SPHKAP isoform X5, protein MHDIPEHQGSSTESSATSLGSSVTACKKILCSNSLLESTDYWLQNQRTPCQIGFLEDKSESNCASVCFVNLDANRDDCSDEKVKQRLISVSPNLPKLISSMNVQPPKENEIVLLSGLTSGNLQADYEVPQCPWLADVCLVQCARGDRKNSTSCIIFEINKFLIGLELVQERQLQTDTHILKPEDDTNCSVSSIEEDFLTASEHLEDDNEADEYKSGHEKVSVSEASLDVKKNKGKGFESLHYRKARLPLILERSCIPKDTAAPRVPEAVNGGAEDGILQAEEKSDQETVLQKELAGRSTSSFSTTNLTSTAENSCSAHMLEDGSLTGMAKEEPEPLCDPAVEHSGKTDREDCADISNSDPPLQKEPATTGQYATNLAESVLQDAFIRLSQSQPTFSEEAAISISVGSSCKSEDISASRSWNELPKIVIVQSPDSSENVSDWPGAAFPSLCHWAEAESSSEVLDYFEEEQSNGHGQSALEVALACAATVIGTISSPQAAERFRRDQEAADSKSGAVDNEELHTASPQLLDDCAGTEYSFPSALCGMTQVASAVAVCGLGETKEEKYSVTSSGLLSAAQTSTAVTLHCSLAIGSSMEKLNSSIAETLLKEASIILTAPNTYRNVGHFMESMHGKIIETAARPQSPHTGEVIRDELAQNLSNIILRHSIEEVRKRRQLCPHAENGSSAQDIFMETANELLFNVIYFTCKKMNDIRQVEECSPLFSKGTKAEKVTTPEGWSTQATAHEMSHSPHDPSAVEPFGTSYSTSASKDLGNVSNTRSSNAKDVNSKESATLNSEPVSRATGHNALIAKTSPKRRYLKRTTRDCYKSPTQNNNIQKKKDYRSFSDRENSFANNGVQEELSSSATENTESHGKHKSETVLNNDLQVSLSLLGNHILLPSQPVLQVKNSVDKYCITDFAEELAETVVSMATEIAAICLENSNGKQPWFCAWKRGNEYLVTQSLSCRTMKRKKEPHANGSVVRKHRAPRLSEIKRKTDEHPELKERLMNRVVDESINLEDTPNSVSIFADEVAAKIMNLSELSVVDSIWQGPNHPRNRLHCDRWSRAKASSCESIPEEDSDSKTSLNTLGLMNTLGHSVSQTSSVSKQSSCESITDEFSRFMVNQMENEGRGFDLLLDYYAGKNANSILNSALQQVAKKNGHLNVRPSCPSKQSSTESITEEFYRYMLREIEKENKDNLSSSRNAKDWCGSLLPPSLRSPFCFRQSSVPDSRASGSRLTVNVPVKANSLDGFAHHHQDSLSVQPVSTVASAGLCKSDSCLYQRCKTDQITDMLIHETWASSIESLMRKNKIIADEAEAAETEHFHSDSPPQVEQYANRLAANIVESGKSLIVVQQDSFDCTNQEHMLESKHSQSTTPSQSKSSVDGANVEKKEPVKSSACLPVGQHREVPLIQIETDQRDEPDKDLESLTSRGPSGKEHLSKEKPPEAHDGKHTVSNSLRNSSSPQSRADAEIPGETKAAEEFPNHLSSSEESTGSWSQLANDEDNPDDTSSYLQLSERSLSNGNSSTTSSLGIMDLEIYQENVTSSPVINELVEEKVFLTEQTENTEGKLNCIDSNRQSEVNTSHGTLTVGIVFPESTSELSVGTANCQKDLLVINFDMEPDSPDAELRATLQWIAASELGIPTIYFKKSQENRIEKFLDVVQLVQQKSWKVGDIFQAVVQYCKLSEEGRQMTSSLFDWLLELG, encoded by the exons TGTCCTTGGCTGGCAGATGTCTGCCTGGTTCAGTGTGCCAGGGGGGACAGGAAGAACAGCACAAGCTGCATCATTTTTGAAATAAACAAGTTTCTGATTGGACTCGAGCTCGTTCAGGAGAGACAGCTGCAGACAGACACTCACATCTTAAAGCCCGAGGATGACACAAACTGCTCCGTGTCCTCCATAGAAGAAGATTTCCTCACAGCATCTGAGCACCTTGAGGATGACAACGAGGCTGATGAATATAAATCTG GTCATGAAAAAGTAAGTGTTTCAGAAGCATCTTtggatgtaaaaaaaaataaaggaaagggaTTTGAAAGTCTGCACTACAGAaaggccaggctgccattgaTTCTGGAAAGGAGCTGCATTCCTAAAGATACTGCTGCTCCTAGAGTCCCTGAAGCTGTGAACGGTGGGGCTGAAGATGGCATCTTACAAGCTGAAGAGAAGTCAGACCAGGAAACAGTGTTGCAGAAGGAATTAGCTGGAAGATCTACTTCATCCTTTAGTACTACTAATTTGACTAGCACGGCAGAAAATTCCTGCTCAGCACACATGTTAGAAGATGGATCTTTAACCGGAATGGCTAAAGAGGAGCCGGAGCCTTTGTGTGACCCAGCAGTGGAACACAGTGGGAAGACAGACAGGGAAGATTGTGCAGACATCAGTAACAGTGACCCTCCCTTGCAGAAAGAGCCGGCGACTACAGGTCAGTATGCCACAAATTTGGCAGAATCTGTTCTGCAGGATGCATTCATTAGACTGTCACAGTCTCAGCCCACTTTTAGTGAGGAGGCTGCCATCAGCATCTCCGTAGGAAGCTCCTGTAAGTCAGAGGACATATCTGCTTCCCGATCATGGAACGAACTTCCCAAGATAGTCATTGTGCAAAGCCCAGACAGTTCAGAGAACGTGTCTGACTGGCCAGGGgctgccttccccagcctgtgccactggGCTGAGGCAGAAAGTTCTTCTGAGGTTTTGGATTACTTTGAGGAAGAACAGTCGAACGGGCATGGTCAGAGCGCTCTGGAGGTGGCTTTAGCTTGTGCAGCCACTGTTATTGGAACCATTTCCAGtccccaggctgcagaaagATTCAGACGGGATCAAGAAGCAGCAGACTCCAAAAGTGGAGCAGTTGATAATGAAGAGCTACACACAGCATCACCACAGCTACTCGACGACTGTGCTGGCACAGAATATTCATTTCCATCTGCACTGTGTGGCATGACTCAGGTAGCAAGTGCTGTAGCTGTCTGTGGTCTGGGGGAAACGAAGGAAGAGAAGTACTCCGTAACTTCAAGTGGACTGCTGTCTGCTGCTCAGACATCCACAGCTGTCACTCTGCACTGCAGCTTAGCTATAGGAAGCAGCATGGAGAAGCTAAACAGCAGCATCGCCGAGACACTTCTGAAGGAGGCATCAATCATCCTGACAGCACCCAACACGTACAGAAATGTAGGGCATTTTATGGAATCCATGCACGGGAAAATTATCGAGACGGCAGCGAGGCCGCAGAGTCCACACACAGGTGAAGTAATCAGGGATGAACTTGCGCAAAACCTATCCAATATTATTCTACGGCATTCCATTGaagaggtgaggaagaggagacagCTTTGCCCCCACGCAGAAAATGGCTCAAGTGCACAAGACATTTTCATGGAGACTGCAAACGAGCTGCTTTTTAATGTGATATATTTCACTTGCAAGAAGATGAACGACATAAGGCAAGTTGAAGAgtgttctcctcttttctccaaGGGGACAAAAGCAGAGAAAGTAACAACACCAGAAGGATGGTCAACACAGGCCACAGCACATGAAATGTCACACAGCCCCCATGATCCATCTGCTGTTGAGCCTTTTGGTACATCCTACAGCACCAGTGCTAGCAAAGATCTGGGAAATGTCTCAAACACCAGGAGCAGCAACGCAAAAGATGTGAATAGCAAGGAAAGTGCCACACTGAATTCAGAACCAGTGAGTAGAGCCACAGGGCATAACGCACTCATTGCAAAAACATCCCCCAAGAGAAGATACCTGAAAAGAACCACACGAGACTGTTACAAATCCCCAACCCAGAATAACAATATTCAGAAGAAGAAGGACTACAGGTCATTTTCAGACAGAGAAAATAGCTTTGCAAACAatggtgttcaggaagagctaTCTTCCAGTGCCACCGAGAACACAGAGAGTCATGGCAAGCACAAGAGTGAGACAGTGCTAAACAACGACCTCCAGGTTAGCTTGTCACTACTAGGAAATCACAtcctgcttccctcccagcctgtgctgcaggtgaagAATTCAGTGGACAAATACTGTATAACAGATTTTGCAGAAGAATTGGCAGAAACAGTTGTCTCTATGGCAACAGAAATAGCAGCCATTTGTCTGGAAAATTCAAATGGGAAGCAGCCCTGGTTCTGTGCGTGGAAGAGAGGCAACGAATATTTGGTGACCCAGAGTTTATCATGCAGGACCATGAAGCGGAAGAAGGAACCCCACGCTAATGGTTCAGTTGTTCGGAAGCACAGAGCACCTCGACTCAGTGAgatcaaaagaaaaacagatgaGCATCCTGAGCTAAAGGAGAGACTGATGAATCGGGTAGTAGATGAGTCTATAAACCTCGAGGACACACCAAATTCAGTCAGTATCTTTGCAGATGAAGTGGCTGCCAAGATCATGAACCTCTCTGAGCTTTCTGTGGTTGACAGCATCTGGCAGGGTCCAAACCACCCCAGAAACAGGCTGCATTGTGACAGATGGAGCCGAGCcaaggcctcaagctgtgagAGCATACCAGAGGAGGACTCGGATTCCAAAACTTCTTTGAATACCTTAGGCCTAATGAACACCTTGGGTCACTCTGTGAGTCAGACAAGTTCTGTCTCAAAGCAGTCGAGTTGCGAAAGCATTACAGATGAATTTTCAAGGTTTATGGTGAACCAGATGGAAAATGAAGGAAGAGGGTTTGATTTATTATTGGATTACTATGCAGGAAAAAATGCAAACAGCATCTTAAATTCTGCTTTGCAACAGGTAGCCAAGAAAAATGGGCACCTTAATGTAAGGCCAAGTTGCCCATCAAAACAGTCCAGCACAGAAAGCATCACTGAAGAGTTTTATAGGTATATGCTAAgagaaatagaaaaggaaaataaagataacttaTCTTCCTCTCGGAATGCAAAGGACTGGTGTGGCAGCTTGCTTCCACCTTCCCTACGATCACCTTTTTGCTTTAGGCAGTCATCGGTGCCTGATAGCAGAGCATCAGGCTCTAGGCTAACAGTGAATGTCCCAGTGAAGGCAAATTCATTAGATGGATttgcccaccaccaccaggaTTCTTTAAGCGTGCAGCCGGTCAGTACCGTGGcttctgcaggcctttgcaagtcTGACTCATGCCTGTACCAAAGGTGCAAGACCGACCAGATAACGGACATGTTGATTCACGAGACGTGGGCAAGTTCTATTGAATCTCTTATGCGCAAGAACAAAATCATAGCGGATGAGGCTGAAGCTGCAGAGACAGAGCATTTCCACAGTGACTCCCCACCACAGGTGGAACAATATGCAAACAGACTGGCTGCAAATATTGTTGAGAGTGGTAAAAGTTTAATTGTTGTCCAGCAGGACTCCTTTGATTGTACAAACCAAGAACACATGTTGGAAAGCAAACACTCCCAAAGCACAACTCCGAGTCAGTCAAAATCCAGTGTGGATGGTGCAAATGTGGAGAAAAAAGAGCCTGTGAAGAGCTCTGCATGCCTCCCTGTGGGTCAGCACAGGGAAGTGCCTTTAATTCAGATAGAAACTGATCAACGAGACGAACCAGACAAAGACTTGGAGTCTTTAACTTCACGTGGGCCTTCTGGAAAGGAGCATCTAAGCAAAGAAAAGCCTCCAGAAGCTCATGATGGGAAACACACCGTTTCCAATTCCCTGCGAAACAG cagcagcccacagagcagagctgatgctgAAATCCCAGGAGAGacaaaagcagctgaagaatTCCCGAAccacctcagcagcagtgaggagagcacaggcagctggtCCCAGCTCGCTAATGATGAGGACAATCCCGACGACACAAGCAGCTACCTACAGCTCAGCGAGCGATCCCTGAG CAATGGCAACAGCAGTACCACTAGCAGTCTTGGCATTATGGACCTGGAAATTTATCAGGAGAACGTGACATCTTCTCCTGTGATTAA TGAATTAGTGGAAGAAAAAGTTTTCCTTACAGAACAGACAGAAAATACGGAGGGTAAGTTGAACTGTATTGATTCAAACAGACAATCTGAGGTTAACACAAGTCATGGCACACTAACTGTTGGGATTGTTTTTCCAGAAAGCACTTCTGAGCTTTCAGTGGGCACAGCTAACTGTCAGAAGGACCTGCTGGTGATAAACTTTGATATGGAACCGGACAGCCCTGATGCGGAGctgagagccaccctgcagTGGATAGCTGCCTCTGAACTTGGAATCCCAACCATCTATTTTAAGAAGTCTCAGGAAAACAGAATTGAAAAG TTTTTAGATGTTGTGCAGTTAGTTcagcagaagtcctggaagGTGGGGGATATCTTCCAAGCCGTGGTGCAGTACTGCAAGCTCAGCGAGGAAGGCAGACAGATGACATCCAGCCTGTTCGACTGGCTTCTTGAGCTGGGCTAA
- the SPHKAP gene encoding A-kinase anchor protein SPHKAP isoform X6, producing the protein MAGRPQPAAGPATAARPQPIEPGRPPPAAAPSNSEPPLMHDIPEHQGSSTESSATSLGSSVTACKKILCSNSLLESTDYWLQNQRTPCQIGFLEDKSESNCASVCFVNLDANRDDCSDEKVKQRLISVSPNLPKLISSMNVQPPKENEIVLLSGLTSGNLQADYEVPQCPWLADVCLVQCARGDRKNSTSCIIFEINKFLIGLELVQERQLQTDTHILKPEDDTNCSVSSIEEDFLTASEHLEDDNEADEYKSGHEKVSVSEASLDVKKNKGKGFESLHYRKARLPLILERSCIPKDTAAPRVPEAVNGGAEDGILQAEEKSDQETVLQKELAGRSTSSFSTTNLTSTAENSCSAHMLEDGSLTGMAKEEPEPLCDPAVEHSGKTDREDCADISNSDPPLQKEPATTGQYATNLAESVLQDAFIRLSQSQPTFSEEAAISISVGSSCKSEDISASRSWNELPKIVIVQSPDSSENVSDWPGAAFPSLCHWAEAESSSEVLDYFEEEQSNGHGQSALEVALACAATVIGTISSPQAAERFRRDQEAADSKSGAVDNEELHTASPQLLDDCAGTEYSFPSALCGMTQVASAVAVCGLGETKEEKYSVTSSGLLSAAQTSTAVTLHCSLAIGSSMEKLNSSIAETLLKEASIILTAPNTYRNVGHFMESMHGKIIETAARPQSPHTGEVIRDELAQNLSNIILRHSIEEVRKRRQLCPHAENGSSAQDIFMETANELLFNVIYFTCKKMNDIRQVEECSPLFSKGTKAEKVTTPEGWSTQATAHEMSHSPHDPSAVEPFGTSYSTSASKDLGNVSNTRSSNAKDVNSKESATLNSEPVSRATGHNALIAKTSPKRRYLKRTTRDCYKSPTQNNNIQKKKDYRSFSDRENSFANNGVQEELSSSATENTESHGKHKSETVLNNDLQVSLSLLGNHILLPSQPVLQVKNSVDKYCITDFAEELAETVVSMATEIAAICLENSNGKQPWFCAWKRGNEYLVTQSLSCRTMKRKKEPHANGSVVRKHRAPRLSEIKRKTDEHPELKERLMNRVVDESINLEDTPNSVSIFADEVAAKIMNLSELSVVDSIWQGPNHPRNRLHCDRWSRAKASSCESIPEEDSDSKTSLNTLGLMNTLGHSVSQTSSVSKQSSCESITDEFSRFMVNQMENEGRGFDLLLDYYAGKNANSILNSALQQVAKKNGHLNVRPSCPSKQSSTESITEEFYRYMLREIEKENKDNLSSSRNAKDWCGSLLPPSLRSPFCFRQSSVPDSRASGSRLTVNVPVKANSLDGFAHHHQDSLSVQPVSTVASAGLCKSDSCLYQRCKTDQITDMLIHETWASSIESLMRKNKIIADEAEAAETEHFHSDSPPQVEQYANRLAANIVESGKSLIVVQQDSFDCTNQEHMLESKHSQSTTPSQSKSSVDGANVEKKEPVKSSACLPVGQHREVPLIQIETDQRDEPDKDLESLTSRGPSGKEHLSKEKPPEAHDGKHTVSNSLRNSSSPQSRADAEIPGETKAAEEFPNHLSSSEESTGSWSQLANDEDNPDDTSSYLQLSERSLSELVEEKVFLTEQTENTEESTSELSVGTANCQKDLLVINFDMEPDSPDAELRATLQWIAASELGIPTIYFKKSQENRIEKFLDVVQLVQQKSWKVGDIFQAVVQYCKLSEEGRQMTSSLFDWLLELG; encoded by the exons TGTCCTTGGCTGGCAGATGTCTGCCTGGTTCAGTGTGCCAGGGGGGACAGGAAGAACAGCACAAGCTGCATCATTTTTGAAATAAACAAGTTTCTGATTGGACTCGAGCTCGTTCAGGAGAGACAGCTGCAGACAGACACTCACATCTTAAAGCCCGAGGATGACACAAACTGCTCCGTGTCCTCCATAGAAGAAGATTTCCTCACAGCATCTGAGCACCTTGAGGATGACAACGAGGCTGATGAATATAAATCTG GTCATGAAAAAGTAAGTGTTTCAGAAGCATCTTtggatgtaaaaaaaaataaaggaaagggaTTTGAAAGTCTGCACTACAGAaaggccaggctgccattgaTTCTGGAAAGGAGCTGCATTCCTAAAGATACTGCTGCTCCTAGAGTCCCTGAAGCTGTGAACGGTGGGGCTGAAGATGGCATCTTACAAGCTGAAGAGAAGTCAGACCAGGAAACAGTGTTGCAGAAGGAATTAGCTGGAAGATCTACTTCATCCTTTAGTACTACTAATTTGACTAGCACGGCAGAAAATTCCTGCTCAGCACACATGTTAGAAGATGGATCTTTAACCGGAATGGCTAAAGAGGAGCCGGAGCCTTTGTGTGACCCAGCAGTGGAACACAGTGGGAAGACAGACAGGGAAGATTGTGCAGACATCAGTAACAGTGACCCTCCCTTGCAGAAAGAGCCGGCGACTACAGGTCAGTATGCCACAAATTTGGCAGAATCTGTTCTGCAGGATGCATTCATTAGACTGTCACAGTCTCAGCCCACTTTTAGTGAGGAGGCTGCCATCAGCATCTCCGTAGGAAGCTCCTGTAAGTCAGAGGACATATCTGCTTCCCGATCATGGAACGAACTTCCCAAGATAGTCATTGTGCAAAGCCCAGACAGTTCAGAGAACGTGTCTGACTGGCCAGGGgctgccttccccagcctgtgccactggGCTGAGGCAGAAAGTTCTTCTGAGGTTTTGGATTACTTTGAGGAAGAACAGTCGAACGGGCATGGTCAGAGCGCTCTGGAGGTGGCTTTAGCTTGTGCAGCCACTGTTATTGGAACCATTTCCAGtccccaggctgcagaaagATTCAGACGGGATCAAGAAGCAGCAGACTCCAAAAGTGGAGCAGTTGATAATGAAGAGCTACACACAGCATCACCACAGCTACTCGACGACTGTGCTGGCACAGAATATTCATTTCCATCTGCACTGTGTGGCATGACTCAGGTAGCAAGTGCTGTAGCTGTCTGTGGTCTGGGGGAAACGAAGGAAGAGAAGTACTCCGTAACTTCAAGTGGACTGCTGTCTGCTGCTCAGACATCCACAGCTGTCACTCTGCACTGCAGCTTAGCTATAGGAAGCAGCATGGAGAAGCTAAACAGCAGCATCGCCGAGACACTTCTGAAGGAGGCATCAATCATCCTGACAGCACCCAACACGTACAGAAATGTAGGGCATTTTATGGAATCCATGCACGGGAAAATTATCGAGACGGCAGCGAGGCCGCAGAGTCCACACACAGGTGAAGTAATCAGGGATGAACTTGCGCAAAACCTATCCAATATTATTCTACGGCATTCCATTGaagaggtgaggaagaggagacagCTTTGCCCCCACGCAGAAAATGGCTCAAGTGCACAAGACATTTTCATGGAGACTGCAAACGAGCTGCTTTTTAATGTGATATATTTCACTTGCAAGAAGATGAACGACATAAGGCAAGTTGAAGAgtgttctcctcttttctccaaGGGGACAAAAGCAGAGAAAGTAACAACACCAGAAGGATGGTCAACACAGGCCACAGCACATGAAATGTCACACAGCCCCCATGATCCATCTGCTGTTGAGCCTTTTGGTACATCCTACAGCACCAGTGCTAGCAAAGATCTGGGAAATGTCTCAAACACCAGGAGCAGCAACGCAAAAGATGTGAATAGCAAGGAAAGTGCCACACTGAATTCAGAACCAGTGAGTAGAGCCACAGGGCATAACGCACTCATTGCAAAAACATCCCCCAAGAGAAGATACCTGAAAAGAACCACACGAGACTGTTACAAATCCCCAACCCAGAATAACAATATTCAGAAGAAGAAGGACTACAGGTCATTTTCAGACAGAGAAAATAGCTTTGCAAACAatggtgttcaggaagagctaTCTTCCAGTGCCACCGAGAACACAGAGAGTCATGGCAAGCACAAGAGTGAGACAGTGCTAAACAACGACCTCCAGGTTAGCTTGTCACTACTAGGAAATCACAtcctgcttccctcccagcctgtgctgcaggtgaagAATTCAGTGGACAAATACTGTATAACAGATTTTGCAGAAGAATTGGCAGAAACAGTTGTCTCTATGGCAACAGAAATAGCAGCCATTTGTCTGGAAAATTCAAATGGGAAGCAGCCCTGGTTCTGTGCGTGGAAGAGAGGCAACGAATATTTGGTGACCCAGAGTTTATCATGCAGGACCATGAAGCGGAAGAAGGAACCCCACGCTAATGGTTCAGTTGTTCGGAAGCACAGAGCACCTCGACTCAGTGAgatcaaaagaaaaacagatgaGCATCCTGAGCTAAAGGAGAGACTGATGAATCGGGTAGTAGATGAGTCTATAAACCTCGAGGACACACCAAATTCAGTCAGTATCTTTGCAGATGAAGTGGCTGCCAAGATCATGAACCTCTCTGAGCTTTCTGTGGTTGACAGCATCTGGCAGGGTCCAAACCACCCCAGAAACAGGCTGCATTGTGACAGATGGAGCCGAGCcaaggcctcaagctgtgagAGCATACCAGAGGAGGACTCGGATTCCAAAACTTCTTTGAATACCTTAGGCCTAATGAACACCTTGGGTCACTCTGTGAGTCAGACAAGTTCTGTCTCAAAGCAGTCGAGTTGCGAAAGCATTACAGATGAATTTTCAAGGTTTATGGTGAACCAGATGGAAAATGAAGGAAGAGGGTTTGATTTATTATTGGATTACTATGCAGGAAAAAATGCAAACAGCATCTTAAATTCTGCTTTGCAACAGGTAGCCAAGAAAAATGGGCACCTTAATGTAAGGCCAAGTTGCCCATCAAAACAGTCCAGCACAGAAAGCATCACTGAAGAGTTTTATAGGTATATGCTAAgagaaatagaaaaggaaaataaagataacttaTCTTCCTCTCGGAATGCAAAGGACTGGTGTGGCAGCTTGCTTCCACCTTCCCTACGATCACCTTTTTGCTTTAGGCAGTCATCGGTGCCTGATAGCAGAGCATCAGGCTCTAGGCTAACAGTGAATGTCCCAGTGAAGGCAAATTCATTAGATGGATttgcccaccaccaccaggaTTCTTTAAGCGTGCAGCCGGTCAGTACCGTGGcttctgcaggcctttgcaagtcTGACTCATGCCTGTACCAAAGGTGCAAGACCGACCAGATAACGGACATGTTGATTCACGAGACGTGGGCAAGTTCTATTGAATCTCTTATGCGCAAGAACAAAATCATAGCGGATGAGGCTGAAGCTGCAGAGACAGAGCATTTCCACAGTGACTCCCCACCACAGGTGGAACAATATGCAAACAGACTGGCTGCAAATATTGTTGAGAGTGGTAAAAGTTTAATTGTTGTCCAGCAGGACTCCTTTGATTGTACAAACCAAGAACACATGTTGGAAAGCAAACACTCCCAAAGCACAACTCCGAGTCAGTCAAAATCCAGTGTGGATGGTGCAAATGTGGAGAAAAAAGAGCCTGTGAAGAGCTCTGCATGCCTCCCTGTGGGTCAGCACAGGGAAGTGCCTTTAATTCAGATAGAAACTGATCAACGAGACGAACCAGACAAAGACTTGGAGTCTTTAACTTCACGTGGGCCTTCTGGAAAGGAGCATCTAAGCAAAGAAAAGCCTCCAGAAGCTCATGATGGGAAACACACCGTTTCCAATTCCCTGCGAAACAG cagcagcccacagagcagagctgatgctgAAATCCCAGGAGAGacaaaagcagctgaagaatTCCCGAAccacctcagcagcagtgaggagagcacaggcagctggtCCCAGCTCGCTAATGATGAGGACAATCCCGACGACACAAGCAGCTACCTACAGCTCAGCGAGCGATCCCTGAG TGAATTAGTGGAAGAAAAAGTTTTCCTTACAGAACAGACAGAAAATACGGAGG AAAGCACTTCTGAGCTTTCAGTGGGCACAGCTAACTGTCAGAAGGACCTGCTGGTGATAAACTTTGATATGGAACCGGACAGCCCTGATGCGGAGctgagagccaccctgcagTGGATAGCTGCCTCTGAACTTGGAATCCCAACCATCTATTTTAAGAAGTCTCAGGAAAACAGAATTGAAAAG TTTTTAGATGTTGTGCAGTTAGTTcagcagaagtcctggaagGTGGGGGATATCTTCCAAGCCGTGGTGCAGTACTGCAAGCTCAGCGAGGAAGGCAGACAGATGACATCCAGCCTGTTCGACTGGCTTCTTGAGCTGGGCTAA